A portion of the Desulfovibrio oxyclinae DSM 11498 genome contains these proteins:
- the nifJ gene encoding pyruvate:ferredoxin (flavodoxin) oxidoreductase: MAKKMKTMDGNTATTHVAYAMSECAAIYPITPSSTMGEIADEWAAQGRTNIFGQKVMVRQLQSEAGAAGAAHGCLAAGALTSTFTASQGLLLMIPNMYKISGELLPGVFHVSARAIAAHALSIFGDHQDVMACRQTGFAMVASASVQEAMDLALVSHLASIESSVPFMHYFDGFRTSHEIQKVEVIDYEDMAKLVNMEKVDEFRQRSMNPEHPQLRGTAQNPDIYFQGREAANPYYDRLTDIVVAEMDKVSKLTGRSYKPFDYVGAPDADRVIVSMGSSCETIEEVVNHLNANGEKVGLIKVRLYRPFSAEHFMSVLPESVARLTVLDRTKEPGSVGDPLYEDVCTVFAEKGGAPEVIPGRYGLGSKEFDPAMVKSVFDNMAVDAPKNHFVVGIEDDVTNTSLPVEGALDTTPKGTVQCKFWGLGSDGTVGANKQAIKIIGDNTDLYAQGYFAYDSKKSGGITVSHLRFGAEPIQSTYLVSAADYVACHKASYVNQYDLLEGIKDGGTFVMNSSWNTVEEMDEHLPAAMKRTIAEKGLKFYNIDAVKIAGEVGLGNRINMVMQTAFFKLADVIPFEQAVKLLKDGIHTAYGKKGEKIVNMNIAAVDNAEAALVEIEVPESWKNAEDAPAAKSDEPAFISDVVRPILAQKGDDLPVSAFSADGLFPVATSKYEKRGVAINVPEWIADNCIQCNQCSFVCPHSALRPVLATEDEMASAPETFKTLDAKGKQVKGLKXRMQVSTLDCLGCGNCADICPAKESALVMKPLHTQTEAEVPNFDFSETVSFKDDLMPRTTVKGSQFQQSLMEFSGACSGCGETPYVKAITQMFGERMIIANATGCSSIWGASAPTTPYCVNKDGHGPAWGNSLFEDAAEFGYGMGMAIEQRRELLASKVRKALDEGVDAEVAAAMNEWLEGKDFAAKSREAGDKLKGMLEGKAGLLGEIAKDADLLTKKSMWIFGGDGWAYDIGFGGVDHVLASGEDINIFVMDTEVYSNTGGQSSKATPLGSIAKFAAAGKRTGKKDLGRMAMTYGYVYVASIAMGADKQQTMKAIQEAEAYPGPSVIICYAPCINQGIRKGMGKTQYEQKLAVDSGYWPLYRYNPELADEGKNPFILDSKAPDGSMQEFLAGENRYALLERMHPEDSKELRKQIEEDYNERYEALKYMAEADYFTPAAHEPAEAGEAGEACTTMDTPEQARPDSGEACDDGRAGK; the protein is encoded by the coding sequence ATGGCTAAGAAAATGAAAACCATGGACGGCAACACCGCCACCACGCATGTGGCGTATGCCATGAGCGAATGTGCGGCGATCTATCCGATCACCCCGTCTTCCACCATGGGCGAAATCGCCGATGAGTGGGCCGCGCAAGGTCGCACCAACATTTTCGGACAGAAAGTGATGGTCCGCCAGCTGCAGTCCGAAGCGGGCGCCGCAGGCGCCGCACACGGCTGTCTGGCCGCCGGAGCCCTGACCTCGACCTTTACCGCGTCGCAGGGCCTGTTGCTCATGATCCCGAATATGTACAAGATTTCCGGCGAACTGCTTCCGGGCGTGTTCCACGTTTCCGCTCGCGCCATCGCCGCCCACGCCCTGTCCATCTTCGGTGACCATCAGGACGTCATGGCCTGCCGCCAGACCGGTTTCGCCATGGTCGCTTCCGCTTCCGTGCAGGAAGCCATGGACCTGGCGCTGGTCTCGCACCTGGCCTCCATCGAATCCAGCGTGCCCTTCATGCACTACTTTGACGGTTTCCGTACCTCCCATGAAATCCAGAAGGTCGAAGTCATCGATTACGAAGACATGGCCAAGCTGGTGAACATGGAGAAGGTCGACGAGTTCCGTCAGCGCTCCATGAACCCCGAGCACCCGCAGCTGCGCGGCACCGCACAGAACCCGGACATCTACTTCCAGGGCCGCGAAGCCGCCAACCCGTACTACGATCGTCTTACCGACATCGTGGTTGCCGAGATGGACAAGGTCTCCAAGCTCACCGGCCGCTCCTACAAGCCGTTCGACTACGTGGGCGCACCCGATGCAGACCGCGTGATCGTCTCCATGGGCTCCTCCTGCGAGACCATCGAAGAAGTGGTCAACCACCTCAACGCCAACGGCGAGAAGGTCGGCCTGATCAAGGTCCGCCTGTACCGTCCGTTCTCCGCTGAGCACTTCATGTCCGTTCTTCCGGAATCCGTTGCACGCCTGACCGTGCTGGACCGCACCAAGGAGCCCGGCTCCGTTGGCGATCCGCTGTACGAAGACGTCTGCACCGTGTTCGCCGAAAAGGGCGGCGCTCCGGAAGTCATCCCGGGCCGTTACGGACTGGGGTCCAAGGAATTCGATCCCGCCATGGTCAAGTCCGTCTTTGACAACATGGCCGTAGACGCTCCGAAGAACCACTTCGTCGTGGGCATCGAAGACGATGTCACCAATACTTCCCTGCCCGTTGAAGGCGCTCTGGACACCACCCCCAAGGGTACCGTGCAGTGTAAATTCTGGGGTCTGGGTTCCGACGGCACCGTCGGCGCCAACAAGCAGGCGATCAAGATCATCGGTGACAACACCGACCTGTACGCGCAGGGATACTTTGCTTACGACTCCAAGAAGTCCGGCGGCATCACCGTGTCCCACCTGCGCTTTGGTGCAGAGCCGATCCAGTCCACCTACCTGGTTTCCGCAGCCGACTACGTCGCCTGCCATAAGGCCAGCTACGTGAACCAGTACGACCTGCTCGAAGGCATCAAGGACGGCGGCACCTTCGTCATGAACTCCTCCTGGAATACCGTGGAGGAAATGGACGAGCACCTGCCCGCCGCCATGAAGCGCACCATCGCCGAGAAGGGTCTGAAGTTCTACAACATCGACGCCGTCAAGATCGCCGGTGAAGTGGGACTGGGTAACCGCATCAACATGGTGATGCAGACCGCTTTCTTCAAGCTGGCAGACGTGATCCCGTTCGAGCAGGCAGTCAAGCTGCTCAAGGACGGCATCCACACCGCCTACGGCAAGAAGGGCGAAAAGATCGTCAACATGAACATCGCCGCGGTGGACAACGCCGAAGCTGCTCTGGTTGAGATCGAAGTTCCCGAATCCTGGAAGAACGCTGAAGACGCTCCCGCCGCCAAGAGCGACGAGCCCGCGTTCATCTCCGACGTGGTTCGCCCCATCCTGGCTCAGAAGGGTGACGACCTGCCTGTTTCCGCCTTCAGCGCGGACGGCCTGTTCCCGGTCGCCACTTCCAAATACGAAAAGCGCGGCGTTGCCATCAACGTTCCCGAATGGATCGCCGACAACTGCATCCAGTGTAACCAGTGCTCCTTCGTCTGCCCGCACAGCGCCCTGCGCCCGGTGCTGGCCACCGAAGATGAGATGGCTTCCGCTCCGGAAACCTTCAAGACGCTGGACGCCAAGGGCAAGCAGGTCAAGGGCCTCAAGTNCCGTATGCAGGTCAGCACCCTCGACTGCCTCGGCTGCGGCAACTGCGCCGATATCTGCCCGGCCAAGGAATCCGCACTGGTCATGAAGCCGCTGCACACCCAGACCGAAGCCGAAGTGCCCAACTTCGACTTCTCCGAGACCGTTTCCTTCAAGGACGATCTCATGCCGCGCACCACGGTGAAGGGCAGCCAGTTCCAGCAGTCCCTGATGGAATTCTCCGGCGCCTGCTCCGGTTGCGGCGAAACCCCGTACGTCAAGGCCATCACCCAGATGTTCGGCGAGCGCATGATCATCGCCAACGCCACCGGTTGCTCCTCCATCTGGGGCGCTTCCGCACCGACCACCCCGTACTGCGTGAACAAGGACGGACACGGTCCGGCCTGGGGTAACTCCCTGTTCGAAGACGCTGCGGAATTCGGTTACGGCATGGGTATGGCCATCGAACAGCGCCGCGAACTGCTGGCCTCCAAGGTCCGCAAGGCTCTGGACGAAGGCGTTGACGCTGAAGTCGCCGCCGCCATGAACGAATGGCTGGAAGGCAAGGACTTCGCTGCCAAGTCCCGCGAAGCCGGCGACAAACTCAAGGGCATGCTGGAAGGCAAGGCCGGTCTGCTGGGCGAAATCGCCAAGGACGCCGACCTGCTGACCAAGAAGTCCATGTGGATCTTCGGCGGCGACGGCTGGGCCTACGACATCGGTTTCGGCGGCGTGGACCACGTCCTCGCTTCCGGCGAAGACATCAACATCTTCGTCATGGACACCGAAGTCTACTCCAACACCGGCGGACAGTCCTCCAAGGCTACTCCGCTCGGCTCCATCGCCAAGTTCGCCGCGGCGGGCAAGCGCACCGGCAAGAAGGATCTGGGCCGCATGGCCATGACCTACGGATACGTCTACGTGGCTTCCATCGCCATGGGCGCCGACAAGCAGCAGACCATGAAGGCCATCCAGGAGGCTGAAGCCTACCCCGGACCGTCCGTCATCATCTGCTACGCTCCCTGCATCAACCAGGGCATCCGCAAGGGCATGGGCAAGACCCAGTACGAGCAGAAGCTCGCGGTGGATTCCGGCTACTGGCCGCTGTACCGCTACAACCCCGAACTGGCCGACGAGGGCAAGAATCCGTTCATTCTGGATTCCAAGGCTCCCGACGGATCCATGCAGGAGTTCCTGGCGGGCGAAAACCGCTACGCACTGCTTGAGCGCATGCACCCCGAGGATTCCAAGGAACTGCGCAAGCAGATCGAAGAAGACTACAACGAGCGTTACGAGGCTCTGAAGTACATGGCCGAGGCCGACTACTTCACCCCCGCAGCGCATGAACCGGCCGAAGCTGGTGAAGCGGGCGAAGCCTGCACCACCATGGACACCCCGGAACAGGCCCGCCCCGACAGCGGCGAAGCCTGCGACGACGGCAGAGCCGGTAAATAA
- a CDS encoding L-lactate permease, whose protein sequence is MSLELLALVALLPILVALVLMVGMRWPATKAMPVAWLTCAAGAVLAWQLPASYVAALTLQGFITAIGILIIVFGAIIILYTLQYSGGMETIQYGMQNITADRRIQAIIIGYMFAAFIEGAAGFGTPAALAAPLLLTLGFPPLAAAVICLVFNSFPVTFGAVGTPVVLGLKFLNPLVDSAVATVPGLNFASMGGFNMVVGQWATIMHLPMIFILPIFMLGFITRFFGPERSWKPGFGAWKFCIFAAVSFTIPYLAFAWLVGPEFPSLIGGLVGLGVIVAGAKAGFCMPEKSWDFGPVDKWDPEWTGSIKGSDSCEFKCHMSQFRAWLPYMLIGGILVVTRIPELGLKGFLASQAITFSNILGFESVNGAIKYLYLPGTIPFMLVAVLTIFLHGMRGPDVKKAWGESIAKMKNPAIALFFAVGLVSIFRGSGIADVALNPNNYPSMPLAMAKTVAEITGNAWPMFAAFVGGLGSFITGSNTVSDLLFAEFQWGVAAQLDLPRQLIVAAQAVGGGMGNMVCIHNIVAVCAVVGLSGMEGTILKKTVWPLLVYGLVVGLVTTLMSFVFLPHLF, encoded by the coding sequence ATGTCTCTCGAACTGTTGGCTCTCGTAGCCCTGCTGCCGATTCTGGTGGCTCTCGTTCTGATGGTCGGTATGCGCTGGCCTGCCACCAAAGCCATGCCTGTTGCATGGCTCACCTGTGCCGCCGGCGCCGTTCTGGCCTGGCAGCTGCCCGCGTCGTATGTTGCGGCTCTGACGCTTCAGGGCTTCATTACCGCCATCGGCATCCTGATCATCGTCTTCGGGGCGATCATCATTCTGTACACGCTGCAGTATTCCGGCGGTATGGAAACCATCCAGTACGGTATGCAGAACATCACCGCTGACCGCCGCATCCAGGCGATCATCATCGGCTACATGTTCGCCGCCTTCATTGAAGGCGCCGCAGGCTTCGGTACCCCCGCAGCCCTCGCCGCGCCGCTGCTGCTCACCCTCGGCTTCCCGCCGCTGGCCGCAGCAGTCATCTGTCTGGTCTTCAACTCCTTCCCGGTTACCTTCGGTGCCGTCGGTACGCCGGTCGTTCTCGGACTGAAGTTCCTGAACCCGCTCGTCGATTCCGCCGTGGCAACCGTGCCGGGGCTGAACTTCGCCTCCATGGGCGGCTTCAACATGGTCGTCGGCCAGTGGGCCACCATCATGCACCTGCCCATGATCTTCATCCTGCCGATCTTCATGCTCGGCTTCATCACCCGCTTCTTCGGCCCCGAACGTAGCTGGAAGCCCGGCTTCGGCGCTTGGAAGTTCTGCATCTTCGCAGCTGTTTCCTTCACCATCCCGTACCTGGCCTTCGCATGGCTCGTCGGTCCGGAATTCCCGTCCCTCATCGGTGGTCTCGTCGGTCTCGGCGTGATCGTCGCCGGTGCCAAGGCCGGATTCTGCATGCCCGAAAAGTCCTGGGACTTCGGTCCGGTCGACAAGTGGGACCCCGAATGGACCGGCTCCATCAAGGGTAGCGACTCCTGCGAATTCAAGTGCCACATGAGCCAGTTCAGGGCTTGGCTGCCGTACATGCTCATCGGCGGCATCCTCGTGGTCACCCGTATTCCCGAGCTGGGTCTCAAGGGCTTCCTTGCTTCCCAGGCCATTACCTTCAGCAACATCCTCGGCTTCGAGAGCGTCAACGGCGCCATCAAGTACCTGTACCTGCCCGGTACCATTCCGTTCATGCTGGTCGCAGTGCTGACCATCTTCCTGCACGGAATGCGCGGTCCGGATGTCAAGAAGGCATGGGGCGAATCCATCGCCAAGATGAAGAACCCGGCCATCGCGCTGTTCTTCGCAGTTGGCCTCGTGTCCATCTTCCGTGGCTCCGGCATCGCCGACGTGGCCCTGAACCCGAACAACTACCCGTCCATGCCGCTGGCCATGGCCAAGACCGTTGCCGAAATCACCGGTAACGCCTGGCCCATGTTCGCCGCATTCGTGGGCGGTCTCGGTTCCTTCATCACCGGTTCCAACACCGTGTCCGACCTCCTGTTCGCCGAATTCCAGTGGGGCGTTGCCGCACAGCTCGACCTTCCGCGTCAGCTGATCGTGGCCGCTCAGGCTGTCGGCGGCGGCATGGGCAACATGGTCTGCATCCACAACATCGTTGCAGTCTGCGCCGTTGTCGGCCTCTCCGGCATGGAAGGTACCATCCTGAAGAAGACCGTGTGGCCCCTGCTGGTGTACGGACTCGTGGTTGGTCTCGTGACCACCCTCATGAGCTTCGTGTTCCTGCCGCACCTCTTCTAA
- a CDS encoding FAD-binding oxidoreductase, translating to MTKEALTKEFEAIVGADNVLTSETDRHTYSYDAAVLDSVMPALVVRPTTSEQLGKVTALCNENGLPLTVRGAGTNLSGGTIPHPGGVVVLTNGMSNILEINEEDMYAVVEPGVVTSKFAAAVAAKGLFYPPDPGSQTVSTIGGNVAENAGGLRGLKYGVTKDYVMGVDFWDVNGELIKSGSRTVKCVTGYNLAGLMVASEGTLGVFDKIILKLVPPPQAAKSMMAIFPSMKAASETVAAIIANKIVPATLEMMDNFTIRTVDNFRKAGLPTDAAALLLIEVDGHPAQVEDDAAKVEDICKQNGCTEIKVANDAAERDAVWQARRDALPALANLKPTCVLEDATVPRSQIPNMIAALEDISNKYDLTIGTFGHAGDGNLHPTILTDKRNEKEWERVEEAIEAIFERALAMGGTLSGEHGIGMAKSKFMIDETSKGTLEYARRMKSVLDPKGILNPGKIIG from the coding sequence ATGACCAAGGAAGCTTTGACCAAGGAATTCGAGGCCATTGTCGGCGCTGATAATGTCCTGACCAGTGAAACCGACCGCCATACCTACTCCTACGATGCGGCCGTGCTTGATTCGGTCATGCCGGCTCTCGTGGTCCGTCCCACCACCAGCGAACAGCTGGGCAAGGTCACTGCGCTCTGCAACGAGAACGGCCTGCCGCTCACCGTTCGCGGCGCAGGCACCAACCTTTCCGGCGGAACCATTCCGCATCCCGGCGGCGTTGTCGTGCTCACCAACGGTATGAGCAACATCCTCGAAATCAACGAGGAAGACATGTACGCCGTCGTCGAACCGGGTGTTGTCACCTCCAAGTTCGCCGCCGCCGTGGCCGCCAAGGGCCTTTTCTATCCCCCGGATCCGGGCAGCCAGACCGTCTCCACCATCGGCGGCAACGTCGCCGAGAACGCCGGCGGACTTCGCGGCCTCAAGTACGGCGTCACCAAGGACTACGTCATGGGCGTGGACTTCTGGGACGTCAACGGTGAGCTGATCAAATCCGGCTCCCGCACCGTCAAGTGTGTCACCGGTTACAACCTCGCCGGTCTGATGGTCGCCTCCGAAGGCACCCTCGGCGTGTTCGACAAGATCATCCTGAAGCTCGTTCCGCCGCCGCAGGCCGCCAAGTCCATGATGGCCATCTTCCCGTCCATGAAGGCCGCTTCCGAGACCGTCGCCGCCATCATCGCCAACAAGATCGTGCCTGCGACCCTCGAAATGATGGACAACTTCACCATCCGCACCGTGGACAACTTCCGCAAGGCCGGACTGCCCACCGACGCTGCCGCGCTGCTGCTCATCGAAGTGGACGGCCACCCGGCACAGGTCGAAGACGATGCCGCCAAGGTGGAAGACATCTGCAAGCAGAACGGCTGCACCGAAATCAAGGTCGCCAACGACGCCGCCGAGCGCGACGCCGTGTGGCAGGCCCGCCGCGATGCGCTGCCCGCGCTGGCCAACCTCAAGCCGACCTGCGTGCTTGAAGACGCCACCGTGCCCCGTTCGCAGATCCCCAACATGATCGCCGCGCTGGAAGACATCAGCAACAAGTACGATCTCACCATCGGTACCTTCGGTCACGCCGGGGACGGCAACCTGCACCCGACCATCCTGACCGACAAGCGTAACGAAAAGGAATGGGAACGCGTCGAGGAAGCCATCGAAGCCATCTTCGAACGCGCCCTCGCCATGGGCGGAACCCTTTCCGGCGAACACGGCATCGGCATGGCCAAGTCCAAGTTCATGATCGACGAGACCTCCAAGGGAACCCTCGAATACGCACGCCGCATGAAGTCCGTGCTTGATCCCAAGGGCATCCTCAACCCCGGCAAGATCATCGGGTAG
- a CDS encoding (Fe-S)-binding protein, translated as MADINKLAQMLKELDDQLVNCMRCGMCQAVCPLFKETGREFDVARGKLALLDGLASEMIKDPEGVNERLNRCLLCGTCAANCPSGVKVSDIFLKGRAIMTGYLGLSPVKKAIFKGMLANPKLFDTLLSFGSKFQGLFTKEADALLGSSCARFNAPVIGDRHFKGLAKKPFHKIIPEMDTQPRGDAPRVAIFTGCAIDKIFPSVGEAAVKALQHHGCGIFLPKGQACCGIPVISSGDRETFDKLVRTNLEVYKNAEFDYLLTSCATCTATIKELWSDMYGGYAGDKLDIERIAEKTMDISQFLVDVMGVEPSEVNGGDVTYHDPCHLRNSLKITAQPRTLLKASKGCSLKEMPEAASCCGCGGSFNLNHYELSQKIGNRKADNIQASGAKTVATSCPACMLQITDMLSQRQAGVGVKHVIELYADGLPR; from the coding sequence ATGGCAGATATCAACAAGCTTGCTCAAATGCTCAAGGAGCTGGACGACCAGCTCGTGAACTGCATGCGCTGCGGCATGTGTCAGGCGGTGTGCCCTCTCTTCAAGGAGACCGGACGTGAGTTCGACGTGGCGCGCGGCAAACTGGCACTGCTCGACGGCCTTGCATCCGAAATGATCAAGGACCCGGAAGGCGTCAACGAACGTCTGAACCGTTGCCTGCTGTGCGGCACCTGCGCCGCCAACTGTCCCAGCGGCGTCAAGGTCTCCGACATCTTCCTGAAGGGCCGCGCCATCATGACGGGCTACCTTGGCCTGTCCCCGGTGAAGAAGGCCATCTTCAAGGGAATGCTCGCCAACCCGAAGCTGTTTGACACTCTGCTGTCCTTCGGCTCCAAGTTCCAGGGCCTGTTCACCAAGGAAGCCGACGCCCTGCTGGGCAGCTCCTGCGCCCGGTTCAACGCTCCGGTCATTGGCGACAGGCACTTCAAGGGCCTTGCCAAGAAACCGTTCCACAAGATCATCCCGGAGATGGACACCCAGCCGCGCGGCGACGCACCCCGTGTCGCCATCTTCACCGGCTGCGCCATCGACAAGATCTTCCCGAGCGTGGGCGAGGCCGCCGTCAAGGCGCTTCAGCATCACGGCTGCGGCATTTTCCTGCCCAAGGGGCAGGCCTGCTGCGGAATCCCCGTGATCTCCTCCGGCGATCGCGAGACCTTCGACAAGCTGGTTCGCACCAACCTCGAAGTCTACAAGAACGCCGAGTTCGACTACCTGCTTACCTCCTGCGCCACCTGTACGGCCACCATCAAGGAACTGTGGTCCGACATGTATGGCGGATATGCGGGTGACAAGCTCGACATCGAGCGCATCGCAGAAAAGACCATGGACATCAGCCAGTTCCTGGTTGACGTCATGGGAGTGGAGCCTTCCGAAGTCAACGGCGGCGACGTGACCTATCACGACCCCTGCCACCTGCGGAACTCCCTCAAGATAACCGCGCAGCCCCGGACCCTGCTCAAGGCGTCCAAGGGATGCTCGCTCAAGGAAATGCCCGAAGCGGCCTCGTGTTGCGGTTGTGGCGGTAGCTTCAACCTCAACCACTATGAGCTGTCTCAGAAGATCGGCAATCGCAAGGCCGACAACATTCAGGCTTCGGGCGCCAAGACAGTGGCTACCAGCTGTCCCGCCTGCATGCTCCAGATCACCGACATGCTGTCCCAGCGTCAGGCCGGAGTCGGCGTGAAGCACGTGATCGAGCTGTACGCGGACGGACTGCCCCGATAA
- the pta gene encoding phosphate acetyltransferase gives MSKNLYISATEERSGKSAIVLGVMQMLLRHVRRPAIFRPVINDWPEGVQDHDIKLILNEFNLEVPYEDTYAYTLSEARELINNGQQAMMLENILKKYKKLESEYDFVLCEGTDFQGKDPAFEFDTNAEIAANIGAPVLVVSSGRKKDENEVVGITQSTIDALEEKGLDVVCSVVNRAQVDDPEAVAGRISCGVRCEQPLLVYVIPEDESLGNPSINDVRNWLDAEVLYGHGRLDTLVDNYVIAAMHIGNFLNYIDEGSLIITPGDRSDIILSSLASRLSSSYPDISGIVLTGDLKPSSSVHRLIEGWTGVPLPVLSVKGHTYQVTQKLSELYGRIEPGDMKKIASALGSFESHVNVRELRDRVVSRRSSKVTPKMFEYNLVDRASSNKQRIVLPEGSGERVMRASDILLRRGVADLVLLGNVDEIHAKASDLGVNLDGAEIIDPAESDAFRGYVDTYMDLRKHKGITEDNARDRMADPTYYATMMVYKGVADGMVSGSVNTTAHTIRPAFEFIKTKPGASIVSSVFLMCLKDRVLVFGDCAVNPNPTAQQLAEIALSSAETARIFGVDPRVAMLSYSTGSSGSGADVEKVIEATDIAKGLIAERGLDLPLEGPLQYDAAIDPNVARTKLPDSAVAGRATVFVFPDLNAGNNTYKAVQRAADAVAIGPVLQGLNKPVNDLSRGCTVADIVNTVAITAVQAQAEKGN, from the coding sequence ATGTCCAAGAACCTTTACATCAGTGCCACCGAAGAGCGCAGCGGCAAGTCGGCCATCGTGCTCGGCGTCATGCAGATGCTTCTGCGCCACGTCCGCAGGCCCGCCATCTTCCGTCCGGTCATCAACGACTGGCCGGAAGGGGTGCAGGATCACGACATCAAGCTGATCCTGAATGAATTCAACCTTGAGGTGCCGTACGAGGATACCTACGCGTACACCCTCAGCGAAGCTCGCGAGCTGATCAACAACGGTCAGCAGGCGATGATGCTGGAAAACATCCTCAAGAAGTACAAGAAGCTGGAGTCCGAATACGACTTCGTGCTCTGTGAAGGGACCGACTTCCAGGGCAAGGACCCGGCGTTCGAATTCGACACCAATGCGGAAATCGCGGCCAACATTGGCGCACCGGTGCTGGTGGTTTCCTCCGGACGCAAGAAGGACGAAAACGAAGTGGTGGGCATCACCCAGTCCACCATCGATGCGCTGGAAGAAAAGGGACTGGATGTGGTCTGTTCCGTGGTCAACAGGGCTCAGGTCGATGACCCCGAGGCCGTCGCCGGCAGGATTTCCTGCGGCGTGCGGTGCGAGCAGCCCCTGCTGGTCTACGTGATTCCCGAGGACGAATCCCTCGGCAACCCGTCCATCAACGACGTGCGTAACTGGCTTGATGCCGAAGTGCTGTACGGTCACGGCCGTCTCGATACTCTCGTGGACAACTACGTGATCGCCGCCATGCACATCGGCAACTTCCTGAACTACATCGACGAGGGCAGCCTGATCATCACTCCGGGCGACCGCTCCGACATCATCCTGTCCAGCCTCGCCTCCAGGCTGTCCTCGTCGTATCCCGATATCTCGGGCATCGTGCTCACCGGCGACCTGAAGCCGTCCTCCAGCGTGCACCGCCTCATCGAAGGATGGACCGGCGTGCCGCTGCCTGTTCTCTCCGTGAAGGGCCACACCTATCAGGTGACCCAGAAGCTGAGCGAACTCTACGGCCGCATCGAGCCGGGCGACATGAAGAAGATCGCCTCCGCGCTTGGTTCCTTCGAGAGCCATGTGAACGTCCGCGAACTGCGCGACCGCGTGGTTTCCCGCCGTTCCAGCAAGGTTACGCCCAAGATGTTCGAGTACAACCTCGTGGATCGTGCTTCCTCCAACAAGCAGCGCATCGTCCTGCCGGAAGGCTCCGGCGAACGGGTCATGCGCGCTTCCGACATCCTGCTGCGCCGCGGCGTCGCCGATCTGGTGCTGCTGGGCAACGTGGACGAGATTCATGCCAAGGCCTCTGATCTCGGCGTGAACCTTGACGGTGCCGAGATCATCGACCCCGCCGAGTCCGACGCCTTCCGCGGCTATGTCGATACCTACATGGACCTGAGAAAGCACAAGGGCATCACCGAGGATAACGCCCGTGACCGCATGGCGGATCCGACCTACTACGCCACCATGATGGTCTACAAGGGCGTCGCAGACGGCATGGTCTCCGGCTCCGTGAACACCACGGCCCACACCATCCGTCCGGCATTCGAATTCATCAAGACCAAGCCCGGCGCGTCCATCGTCTCTTCCGTATTCCTGATGTGCCTCAAGGACCGCGTGCTTGTCTTCGGCGACTGCGCCGTAAACCCGAATCCCACCGCACAGCAGCTGGCGGAGATCGCGCTTTCCTCTGCGGAAACCGCACGCATCTTCGGCGTGGACCCCCGCGTGGCCATGCTCAGCTACTCCACCGGTTCCTCCGGTTCCGGCGCGGATGTGGAAAAAGTCATCGAGGCCACCGACATCGCCAAGGGACTCATCGCCGAGCGCGGACTGGATCTGCCGCTCGAAGGCCCGCTGCAGTACGACGCTGCCATCGACCCCAACGTCGCCCGCACCAAGCTGCCGGACAGCGCCGTTGCCGGTCGTGCCACCGTGTTCGTCTTCCCTGACCTGAACGCGGGCAACAACACCTACAAGGCAGTCCAGCGCGCCGCAGACGCCGTGGCCATCGGCCCGGTCCTGCAGGGCCTGAACAAGCCCGTCAACGATCTGTCCCGTGGCTGCACCGTGGCCGACATTGTGAACACCGTGGCCATCACCGCCGTTCAGGCGCAGGCCGAGAAAGGAAATTAA